One segment of Pelecanus crispus isolate bPelCri1 chromosome 2, bPelCri1.pri, whole genome shotgun sequence DNA contains the following:
- the LOC104027956 gene encoding putative G-protein coupled receptor 141 isoform X2, which yields MYKEDFRSMIEENRNSSNSSSAFTHTNTMSAILITAYSVAFAGGGIGSITMSFVLVTMNTLSVTTTAIINLVVVHSLLLFTVPFRLHYYVNKKWVFKMPLCKIVSAMLHIHMYLTFLFYVITLVSRWLIFFQWKDKVEFYRKLHAIAASTAVWVFVMVFVVPVLSFEYGRSGSYSDTTCFKFHKELQHENVKALNYTIIAVVSCITCILLGLQIFILVKVARKLSTSLWSHQEFLAQVKNLIFICVIIICFLPYHLFRAYYIQHVDDSGQLESYNEVFLSLTALSCLDLLSFMLSGSRLLKQKMGMLRSRLSCC from the coding sequence ATGTACAAGGAAGATTTCAGGAGCATGATTGAAGAGAATAGGAACAGCAGTaactcctcctctgccttcacTCACACCAACACCATGAGTGCCATACTGATTACTGCCTACTCAGTTGCCTTTGCTGGAGGTGGGATTGGGTCCATCACAATGTCATTTGTGCTGGTCACAATGAACACTCTGTCCGTGACCACTACAGCCATCATTAATCTGGTTGTTGTGCacagcctcctcctcttcacGGTGCCCTTCCGCTTGCACTACTATGTCAACAAGAAGTGGGTATTCAAGATGCCACTTTGCAAAATCGTGAGTGCGATGTTGCACATCCACATGTACCTGACCTTCCTATTCTATGTGATCACGCTGGTGAGCCGGTGGCTCATCTTCTTTCAGTGGAAGGACAAGGTGGAGTTTTACAGGAAGCTGCATGCCATTGCAGCAAGCACTGCCGTGTGGGTCTTCGTCATGGTCTTCGTGGTGCCAGTCCTGTCCTTTGAGTATGGACGCTCAGGCTCATACAGTGATACAACATGCTTTAAGTTCCACAAAGAACTACAGCATGAGAACGTGAAAGCCCTGAACTATACCATAATTGCAGTTGTTTCCTGCATTACTTGTATTCTCTTGGGCCTGCAGATTTTCATCCTAGTAAAAGTGGCGAGAAAACTTTCCACCTCCCTCTGGTCACACCAAGAGTTCTTGGCCCAGGTGAAAAACTTGATTTTCATCTGCGTCATCATAATCTGTTTCCTTCCCTATCACCTCTTTAGGGCCTACTACATACAGCACGTGGATGACTCTGGCCAGTTAGAAAGCTACAATGAAGTTTTTTTGAGTCTGACTGCCCTCAGCTGT